In the genome of Streptomyces sp. SAI-127, the window GGTGGCGTAATACTTGCTCGCCTCCTGCTTGGCTATCCACTTCTTCGCGGCGGGCGCGTACGCCGGGTAACCCGGTGCGACATCGACCTGGTACTCGTCGGCCGTGGTGACGAACTGGACGAACTTCTCGGCGGCCTTCAGGTTCTTCGAGTGGCTGGAGATGAACCAGGTTCCGCCACCCACGTTGCCCGTGACCGCCTCGCTCTCGCCCTTCCACGGCAGCGGCGCGGCGACGCCGAGGTGGCCGGCCGACATGTTGAGCGACTGTGGGTTGTTGAAGATCGCGCCGGCGTACCAGGCCGGACCCGGCATCATCAGCACTTTGCCTGAGTACTTCTTCAAGAACTCGGGAGTGAACACGCTGACCACCGGCACGGTCCCGTTCTGGCGGAGGGCGTCGAGCATCGAGGCCGCCCGCTTGCACTCGGTCGAGTCGGTCTTCACCGTGAGGGACTTGGGGCCGGGCACGTCATTGGCCTGGCACTTGCTCGCCCACATGAACACCTCGGGCGTCCAGGCGTCCCCAGCCGTCCCGATGATGTAGCCGGGGTGCTCCTTGGCGACCCTCTCCCCCAGCGCCTGGTACTCCTCCCACGTGGTCGGGAGGGCGTAGCCGAACTGCTCCAGCAGGGACTTGTCGTACCAGAGCACCGCCTGGGCGAGGTCGTTGCGCAGGCAGTACACGCGGCCGTCCACCGTGCACGGGTCGAGCGAGCCTTGGGTGAAGTTGCTGAGCGTGCCCTTCGGGACCAGGCCCTTGTCCAACACGGCCGCGAACGCCTGCTTGCCGCCGCTCTTCTGGCTGGCCCATGCCGCGTCGTTGTTCTGGCTGGAGAAGACGACGTCGGGCCAGCCGCTACCGGCGCGGTCGAAGAGCTGCATCTTCGTCCGGAAGGAGTTGGACCCGTTGGCCGACCCGTCATAGGTGACGATCTTGATCTTGGTGTCCGGGTTCTCCGTCTGGAACGCCTTCGCGGCA includes:
- a CDS encoding ABC transporter substrate-binding protein gives rise to the protein MVGTHTVVRSRRKASTVAVLCAATALLALAGCGGEGSSANGAYGFPEAKQETSSTITVWVDADRQAAAKAFQTENPDTKIKIVTYDGSANGSNSFRTKMQLFDRAGSGWPDVVFSSQNNDAAWASQKSGGKQAFAAVLDKGLVPKGTLSNFTQGSLDPCTVDGRVYCLRNDLAQAVLWYDKSLLEQFGYALPTTWEEYQALGERVAKEHPGYIIGTAGDAWTPEVFMWASKCQANDVPGPKSLTVKTDSTECKRAASMLDALRQNGTVPVVSVFTPEFLKKYSGKVLMMPGPAWYAGAIFNNPQSLNMSAGHLGVAAPLPWKGESEAVTGNVGGGTWFISSHSKNLKAAEKFVQFVTTADEYQVDVAPGYPAYAPAAKKWIAKQEASKYYATSLQPVETAASRVWDGWGYPTFSQEAIWAKTMTPGITGGKSIVDLLPTWQKAIENQAEVNGYRVK